From one Micromonospora siamensis genomic stretch:
- a CDS encoding DUF6346 domain-containing protein has protein sequence MLIAAVTGILGLGLTTVMSAYPGETTPAWSSPESVRADVLRCARIGPVSSSGFGYWWRCQVMVMGPEGSTRKVTLSGSVVTQADMGRSIRLVERCTGRDSRECVYTRPGSEVVAAAFRLLHIVRFTVVAVGLVTIVLLLVRGVLGQRLYSRLVPSGRESASQGGSSKSDE, from the coding sequence GTGCTGATCGCTGCCGTCACGGGGATCCTGGGCCTGGGGCTGACGACCGTGATGAGTGCATACCCGGGGGAGACGACGCCGGCCTGGTCATCTCCGGAGTCCGTTCGCGCGGACGTGCTTCGATGTGCACGGATCGGCCCGGTGAGTTCATCCGGATTCGGCTACTGGTGGCGGTGCCAGGTGATGGTGATGGGGCCGGAAGGATCCACGAGGAAAGTCACCCTCAGCGGTTCCGTGGTAACCCAGGCCGACATGGGGCGGTCGATCAGGCTCGTGGAAAGGTGCACCGGCCGAGACAGCCGCGAGTGTGTGTACACACGTCCGGGTAGCGAGGTGGTTGCGGCGGCGTTTCGTCTCCTCCACATCGTGCGGTTCACCGTCGTCGCCGTCGGGCTTGTCACCATCGTTCTGCTGCTGGTCCGGGGTGTGCTCGGCCAGCGACTGTACAGTCGGCTCGTCCCGTCCGGCCGAGAGTCGGCTTCGCAGGGAGGAAGTAGTAAGAGTGATGAATGA
- the glgB gene encoding 1,4-alpha-glucan branching protein GlgB gives MDQLIAGESHDPHALLGAHPADGRTTIRTLRRGAGEVTLLLDGERHPMKRAHDAGVFEVTVPGEVLDYRVEVDGAVRDDPYRYPPTLGELDLHLIGEGRHERLWEALGARVFDEGVAFAVWAPNARAVRVVGDFTGWGPDDGWPMRTLGSSGVWEVFVPGAHVGARYKYRILGADGRWRDKADPMAGYAETAPATASVVHHSTYEWSDDDWLARRAKRQPHQEPMSVYEVHLGSWRPGLSYRELADQLTEYVTELGFTHVEFLPVMEHPFGGSWGYQVTGYYAPTSRFGDPDDFRHLVDRLHGAGIGVILDWVPAHFPKDEWALARFDGTALYEHPDPRRGEHPDWGTYVFDFGRREVRNFLVANALYWLDEFHVDGLRVDAVASMLYLDYSRQEGQWLPNQYGGRENLEAIAFLQETNATVYKNHPGVLMIAEESTAWPGVTRPTADGGLGFGFKWNMGWMHDTLLYTSKDPIYRQHHHHQLTFSLAYAWSENYVLPISHDEVVHGKGSLAGKMPGDTWQRLANVRALLAYMWAHPGKQLLFMGCELADDREWSEQRGLDWYLLHDPARSGVQRLVADMNRAYREVPALWAQDTEPAGFRWIAGDDVANNSVSFIRIAPDGGTLVCVANFSATPLEDYRVGLPAGGTWSEVLNTDAQHYGGSGVGNLGAVHAQDVPWHGMPASVALRVPPLGVLWLLRK, from the coding sequence ATGGACCAGCTGATCGCCGGCGAGTCGCACGACCCGCACGCCCTGCTCGGCGCGCACCCGGCCGACGGGCGGACGACCATCCGCACCCTGCGTCGGGGCGCCGGTGAGGTCACGCTGCTCCTCGACGGCGAACGGCACCCGATGAAGCGGGCGCACGACGCCGGGGTCTTCGAGGTCACCGTGCCGGGCGAGGTGCTCGACTACCGGGTCGAGGTGGACGGCGCGGTCCGGGACGACCCGTACCGCTACCCGCCGACGCTGGGCGAGCTGGACCTGCACCTGATCGGCGAGGGTCGGCACGAGCGGCTCTGGGAGGCGCTCGGCGCGCGGGTCTTCGACGAGGGGGTGGCGTTCGCCGTCTGGGCGCCCAACGCCCGCGCGGTCCGGGTGGTCGGCGACTTCACCGGCTGGGGCCCGGACGACGGTTGGCCGATGCGGACGCTGGGTTCCAGCGGCGTCTGGGAGGTCTTCGTGCCCGGCGCGCACGTCGGCGCCCGCTACAAATACCGCATCCTCGGCGCCGACGGGCGGTGGCGGGACAAGGCCGACCCGATGGCCGGGTACGCCGAGACCGCGCCGGCCACCGCCTCCGTGGTGCACCACTCGACGTACGAGTGGTCCGACGACGACTGGCTGGCCCGGCGCGCGAAGCGGCAGCCGCACCAGGAGCCGATGAGCGTCTACGAGGTGCACCTGGGCTCCTGGCGGCCCGGCCTGAGCTACCGGGAGCTGGCCGACCAGCTGACGGAGTACGTCACCGAGCTGGGCTTCACCCACGTGGAGTTCCTGCCGGTCATGGAACATCCGTTCGGCGGTTCCTGGGGCTACCAGGTGACCGGCTACTACGCCCCGACGTCCCGCTTCGGCGACCCGGACGACTTCCGCCATCTCGTCGACCGGCTGCACGGCGCCGGGATCGGGGTCATCCTCGACTGGGTGCCCGCGCACTTCCCCAAGGACGAGTGGGCGCTGGCGCGCTTCGACGGCACCGCGCTCTACGAGCACCCCGACCCGCGCCGCGGCGAGCACCCCGACTGGGGCACGTACGTCTTCGACTTCGGCCGCCGCGAGGTCCGCAACTTCCTGGTCGCCAACGCGCTCTACTGGCTCGACGAGTTCCACGTCGACGGGCTGCGGGTCGACGCGGTCGCCTCGATGCTCTACCTGGACTACTCCCGCCAGGAGGGGCAGTGGCTGCCCAACCAGTACGGCGGCCGGGAGAACCTGGAGGCGATCGCCTTCCTCCAGGAGACCAACGCCACCGTCTACAAGAACCACCCGGGTGTGCTGATGATCGCCGAGGAGTCGACCGCCTGGCCGGGGGTCACCCGGCCCACCGCCGACGGCGGGCTCGGCTTCGGGTTCAAGTGGAACATGGGCTGGATGCACGACACCCTGCTCTACACCTCGAAGGACCCGATCTACCGCCAGCACCATCACCACCAGCTCACCTTCTCCCTGGCGTATGCCTGGAGCGAGAACTACGTGCTGCCGATCAGCCACGACGAGGTGGTGCACGGCAAGGGGTCGCTGGCCGGCAAGATGCCCGGCGACACCTGGCAGCGGCTGGCCAACGTACGCGCGCTGCTGGCGTACATGTGGGCGCACCCCGGCAAGCAGTTGCTCTTCATGGGTTGCGAGCTGGCCGACGACCGGGAGTGGAGCGAGCAGCGCGGCCTGGACTGGTACCTCCTGCACGACCCGGCCCGGTCCGGCGTGCAGCGCCTGGTCGCGGACATGAACCGCGCGTACCGGGAGGTCCCGGCGCTCTGGGCGCAGGACACCGAGCCGGCCGGCTTCCGGTGGATCGCGGGGGACGACGTCGCCAACAACAGCGTCTCGTTCATCCGGATCGCTCCGGACGGCGGCACCCTGGTCTGCGTGGCGAACTTCTCCGCGACGCCGTTGGAGGACTACCGGGTCGGGCTGCCGGCGGGCGGGACGTGGAGCGAGGTGCTCAACACCGACGCGCAGCACTACGGCGGGTCGGGGGTGGGAAACCTGGGCGCGGTGCACGCGCAGGACGTGCCGTGGCACGGGATGCCGGCGTCCGTGGCGCTGCGGGTGCCGCCGCTGGGTGTGCTCTGGCTGCTCAGGAAATAG
- a CDS encoding AbrB/MazE/SpoVT family DNA-binding domain-containing protein: MTEGQGMRLNSKGQVTIPAALRARYNLHEGDEVDVVEEGGALRIVRLSGGDTRGQRLVRHMRGRGTAKETQHMSTEELMELLRGE, from the coding sequence GTGACGGAAGGCCAGGGCATGCGGTTGAACAGCAAGGGCCAGGTGACGATCCCGGCAGCGTTGCGGGCCCGGTACAACCTGCACGAGGGCGACGAGGTCGACGTCGTCGAGGAGGGCGGCGCCCTCCGCATCGTCCGGTTGTCCGGCGGCGACACCCGGGGGCAGCGCCTCGTGCGCCACATGCGGGGCCGGGGCACCGCCAAGGAGACGCAGCACATGTCCACCGAAGAGTTGATGGAGCTGCTGCGTGGCGAGTGA
- a CDS encoding type II toxin-antitoxin system VapC family toxin has translation MASDRLCAVAPRPVDAATTLVDTNVLLDVLTDDPKWGEWSGSALAEARDAGSLVINPIVYAEVSVRFTRVEELDEALPAGDFLREELPYPAGFLAGKAYARYRRLGGVKRSPLADFYIGAHAAVCRYHLLTRDGTRYRTYFPNLSLVTPDA, from the coding sequence GTGGCGAGTGACCGGCTCTGTGCGGTGGCGCCGCGTCCAGTGGATGCGGCGACGACCCTGGTCGACACGAATGTGCTGCTGGACGTCCTCACCGACGACCCCAAGTGGGGGGAGTGGTCCGGCAGCGCGCTCGCCGAGGCCCGGGATGCCGGCAGCCTCGTGATCAACCCGATCGTGTACGCCGAGGTGTCGGTCCGCTTCACCCGGGTCGAAGAACTGGACGAGGCGTTGCCGGCCGGGGACTTCCTGCGCGAGGAGCTTCCCTACCCAGCGGGTTTCCTGGCCGGCAAGGCGTATGCCCGGTACCGCAGGTTGGGCGGGGTGAAGCGGTCACCTTTGGCCGACTTCTACATCGGCGCTCACGCAGCGGTGTGCCGCTACCACCTACTGACCCGTGACGGCACGCGGTACCGCACCTACTTCCCGAACCTGTCGCTGGTCACGCCGGACGCCTGA
- a CDS encoding inositol-3-phosphate synthase produces MIERVRVAVVGVGNNTSALVQGIARHRRTGDPAGLRRPVIDGLGVGDVDIVAAFATSAEKVGRDLTEAIFLPPNNFPCLDGPIPSVGVPVTRGLVDASGVERVAAALAGAEVLLYSAPSGRPETARAYAEAALAARVAFVNTTSDPVARDTALLDRFTAAGLPLLGDDLASQFGTSVLHDALLRLLAERGLDLVSSYQVNLGGTEDFRNLVERPNTKHQSKLNALSAADKVQIAPLGYLSQLGSQKVAHLNIEAQGWAGTAVSLDVKLKVHDPSGAAGVNIDLVRLAASALRDGRGGHCAEATPLFKSPPGTPV; encoded by the coding sequence ATGATCGAAAGAGTGAGAGTGGCGGTCGTGGGCGTCGGCAACAACACCTCGGCGCTCGTGCAGGGAATCGCCCGCCACCGGCGGACCGGCGACCCGGCCGGTCTCCGCCGGCCGGTGATCGACGGGCTCGGGGTGGGTGACGTCGACATCGTGGCGGCGTTCGCCACTTCGGCCGAGAAGGTGGGTCGGGACCTCACCGAGGCCATTTTCCTGCCGCCGAACAACTTTCCCTGCCTCGACGGCCCCATACCGTCGGTGGGAGTCCCGGTGACCAGGGGGCTCGTCGACGCGTCCGGGGTGGAGCGGGTGGCTGCGGCCCTGGCCGGGGCCGAGGTTCTGCTCTACTCGGCGCCGAGCGGCCGGCCGGAGACCGCCCGAGCGTACGCCGAGGCCGCCCTGGCGGCCCGGGTCGCGTTCGTGAACACCACGTCGGACCCGGTGGCCCGCGACACCGCGCTGCTGGACAGGTTCACCGCAGCCGGTCTGCCGCTGCTCGGCGACGACCTGGCCAGCCAGTTCGGCACGTCGGTGCTGCACGACGCCCTGCTGCGGCTGCTCGCCGAGCGGGGGCTCGACCTGGTCAGTTCCTACCAGGTCAACCTGGGCGGCACCGAGGACTTCCGCAACCTGGTCGAGCGGCCCAACACCAAGCACCAGTCCAAGCTCAACGCCCTGTCGGCCGCCGACAAGGTGCAGATCGCGCCTCTCGGTTATCTGTCGCAGCTCGGATCGCAGAAGGTGGCCCACCTCAACATCGAGGCGCAGGGCTGGGCCGGGACGGCCGTGAGCCTCGACGTCAAGCTCAAGGTGCACGACCCGAGCGGTGCCGCAGGGGTCAACATCGACCTGGTCCGCCTGGCGGCGAGCGCGTTACGGGACGGGCGCGGCGGGCACTGCGCAGAAGCGACGCCACTGTTCAAGTCCCCGCCGGGAACGCCGGTCTGA
- the glgA gene encoding glycogen synthase: MTDLTPLRVDLLTREYPPEVYGGAGVHVEYLARELRRLADVRVHCFGAPRTEPGVTAYAEPAALAGANAALRTMGVDLEMAAGCAGTDVVHSHTWYANLAGHTAKLLHGVPHVVTAHSLEPLRPWKAEQLGGGYALSSWCERTAYEAADAIVAVSAGMRRDVLTAYPDVDPDRVHVVHNGIDTAQYAPDHGTDVVDRLGIDPSRPSVVYVGRITRQKGLPYLLRAARELPADTQLVLLAGAPDTPDIAAEVEGLVAELRANRSGVVWVAEMLPKPEVIQVLTHATIFVCPSVYEPMGIVNLEAMACETAVVATATGGIPEVVADGETGLLVPIEQAADGSGRPLDPEKFVADLAAGMNEVLGDPKRAQEFGLAGRRRAVEHFSWDAIAQQTVEVYRSVGAAG; this comes from the coding sequence ATGACCGATCTCACCCCGCTCCGCGTCGACCTGCTGACCCGGGAGTACCCGCCGGAGGTCTACGGCGGCGCCGGGGTGCACGTGGAGTACCTGGCCCGGGAGCTGCGCCGGCTCGCCGACGTGCGGGTGCACTGCTTCGGCGCGCCGCGCACCGAGCCGGGGGTCACCGCGTACGCCGAGCCGGCCGCGCTGGCCGGGGCGAACGCGGCGCTGCGCACCATGGGCGTCGACCTGGAGATGGCCGCCGGGTGCGCCGGCACCGACGTGGTGCACAGCCACACCTGGTACGCCAACCTGGCCGGGCACACCGCGAAGCTGCTGCACGGGGTGCCGCACGTGGTCACCGCGCACAGCCTGGAGCCGCTGCGCCCGTGGAAGGCCGAGCAGCTCGGCGGCGGGTACGCGCTCTCCTCCTGGTGCGAGCGGACCGCGTACGAGGCGGCCGACGCGATCGTCGCGGTCAGCGCGGGGATGCGACGCGACGTGCTGACCGCGTATCCCGACGTGGATCCGGACCGGGTGCACGTGGTCCACAACGGCATCGACACCGCCCAGTACGCCCCCGACCACGGCACCGACGTGGTGGACCGGCTCGGCATCGACCCGTCGCGCCCCAGCGTGGTCTACGTCGGTCGGATCACCCGGCAGAAGGGCCTGCCGTACCTGCTGCGGGCCGCCCGCGAGCTGCCGGCCGACACCCAGCTGGTGCTGCTCGCCGGCGCCCCGGACACCCCCGACATCGCCGCCGAGGTGGAGGGCCTGGTCGCCGAGCTGCGGGCCAACCGCTCCGGGGTGGTCTGGGTGGCCGAGATGCTGCCCAAGCCCGAGGTGATCCAGGTGCTCACCCACGCCACGATCTTCGTCTGCCCGTCGGTCTACGAGCCGATGGGCATCGTCAACCTGGAGGCGATGGCCTGCGAGACGGCGGTGGTGGCCACCGCCACCGGCGGCATCCCCGAGGTGGTCGCCGACGGCGAGACCGGGCTGCTGGTCCCGATCGAGCAGGCCGCCGACGGCAGCGGGCGACCGCTGGACCCGGAGAAGTTCGTGGCCGACCTGGCGGCCGGGATGAACGAGGTGCTGGGCGACCCGAAGCGGGCGCAGGAGTTCGGCCTGGCCGGGCGGCGGCGGGCGGTCGAGCACTTCTCCTGGGACGCCATCGCGCAGCAGACGGTGGAGGTGTACCGGTCGGTGGGCGCGGCGGGCTGA
- the glgC gene encoding glucose-1-phosphate adenylyltransferase gives MAAKVLAIVLAGGEGKRLMPLTTDRAKPAVPFGGMYRMVDFVLSNLANAGFLKIVVLTQYKSHSLDRHITKTWRMSTLLGNYVTPVPAQQRRGPWWFAGSADAIYQSFNLINDEQPDYVIVFGADHIYRMDPRQMVDDHIASGAGVTVAGIRQPLSMADQFGVIEVGDDGKRIRAFREKPTDAVGLPDAPDQIYASMGNYVFSTRALCEAVERDAEDKTSKHDMGGSIIPMLVERGEANVYDFKDNEVPGSDDRDRGYWRDVGTLDSFYDAHMDLINVHPVFNLYNFDWPIYTEQPPYPPAKFVHQWGERVGRAVGSMVSPGAVISGSLVENSVVSPKVKVHSWAHVDGAVLMEGVEIGRHAVVRRAILDKNVYVPEGAEIGVDLEKDRQRYTVSDNGIVVIGKGQRVEP, from the coding sequence ATGGCTGCAAAGGTGCTCGCTATCGTTCTGGCCGGCGGAGAAGGCAAGCGCCTCATGCCGCTCACCACGGACCGGGCCAAGCCGGCCGTCCCGTTCGGCGGGATGTACCGCATGGTCGATTTCGTCCTGTCCAACCTGGCGAACGCCGGCTTTCTCAAGATCGTCGTGCTGACCCAGTACAAGTCCCACTCGCTGGACCGGCACATCACCAAGACGTGGCGGATGTCGACCCTGCTCGGCAACTACGTCACCCCGGTCCCCGCCCAGCAGCGGCGCGGTCCGTGGTGGTTCGCCGGCTCCGCGGACGCGATCTACCAGAGCTTCAACCTGATCAACGACGAGCAGCCGGACTACGTGATCGTCTTCGGCGCCGACCACATCTACCGGATGGACCCGCGGCAGATGGTGGACGACCACATCGCCTCCGGCGCCGGCGTCACCGTGGCCGGCATCCGCCAACCGCTGTCGATGGCCGACCAGTTCGGGGTGATCGAGGTCGGCGACGACGGCAAGCGGATCCGCGCCTTCCGGGAGAAGCCCACCGACGCGGTCGGCCTCCCCGACGCCCCGGACCAGATCTACGCCTCGATGGGCAACTACGTCTTCAGCACCCGGGCGCTCTGTGAGGCCGTCGAGCGCGACGCCGAGGACAAGACCAGCAAGCACGACATGGGCGGCAGCATCATCCCGATGCTGGTCGAGCGGGGCGAGGCCAACGTCTACGACTTCAAGGACAACGAGGTCCCCGGCAGCGACGACCGGGACCGCGGCTACTGGCGGGACGTGGGGACGCTGGACTCGTTCTACGACGCCCACATGGACCTGATCAACGTCCACCCGGTGTTCAACCTCTACAACTTCGACTGGCCGATCTACACCGAGCAGCCGCCGTACCCGCCGGCGAAGTTCGTCCACCAGTGGGGTGAGCGGGTCGGCCGGGCGGTCGGCTCGATGGTCTCGCCCGGCGCGGTGATCTCCGGCTCGCTGGTGGAGAACTCGGTCGTCTCGCCGAAGGTCAAGGTGCACTCCTGGGCGCACGTGGACGGCGCGGTGCTGATGGAGGGCGTCGAGATCGGCCGGCACGCGGTGGTCCGCCGGGCCATCCTGGACAAGAACGTCTACGTCCCGGAGGGCGCCGAGATCGGCGTCGACCTGGAGAAGGACCGGCAGCGCTACACCGTGTCCGACAATGGCATCGTGGTGATCGGCAAGGGGCAACGCGTCGAGCCGTGA
- the pgm gene encoding phosphoglucomutase (alpha-D-glucose-1,6-bisphosphate-dependent), with translation MAHPRAGQPAQPADLVDVPRLLTAYYAEHPDPADPAQQVSFGTSGHRGSSLRNAFNEDHILAVTQALCDYRREQGLSGPLFLARDSHALSAPAEASALEVLAANEVTVLRDSRDGYTPTPAASHAILTHNRGRTSGLADGIVITPSHNPPDDGGFKYNPTNGGPADTDVTKWIQDRANAILAAGLKEVKRIPYARARAADTTGTYDFLANYVDDLPAVLDIDAIRDAGVRIGADPLGGASVAYWGEIAERHRLDLTVINSTVDPTWRFMTLDGDGKIRMDCSSPNAMASLIAARADYQVSTGNDADADRHGIVTPDGGLMNPNHYLAVAIGHLFRTRDQWGPAAAIGKTLVSSSMIDRVAADLGRPLLEVPVGFKWFVPGLLDGTVGFGGEESAGASFLRRDGGTWTTDKDGILLCLLAAEIIATTGRTPSQHYAELAERFGAPAYARIDAPATREQKAVLGKLSPEQVTATELAGEPITATLTEAPGNGAKLGGLKVTTESGWFAARPSGTEDVYKIYAESFQGPEHLARIQAEAKDLVDGVLGQH, from the coding sequence GTGGCCCACCCCCGTGCCGGACAGCCGGCCCAGCCCGCCGACCTGGTCGACGTGCCCCGGCTGCTCACCGCCTACTACGCCGAGCACCCGGACCCGGCCGACCCGGCGCAGCAGGTCTCCTTCGGCACCTCCGGGCACCGGGGGTCGTCGCTGCGCAACGCCTTCAACGAGGACCACATCCTCGCCGTGACCCAGGCGCTCTGCGACTACCGGCGGGAGCAGGGCCTGTCCGGCCCGCTCTTCCTGGCCCGGGACAGCCACGCGCTCTCCGCCCCGGCGGAGGCCAGCGCGCTGGAGGTGCTCGCCGCCAACGAGGTGACCGTGCTGCGGGACAGCCGGGACGGCTACACCCCGACCCCGGCCGCCTCGCACGCGATCCTCACCCACAACCGGGGTCGCACCAGCGGGCTCGCCGACGGCATCGTGATCACCCCGTCGCACAACCCGCCGGACGACGGCGGCTTCAAGTACAACCCCACCAACGGCGGTCCGGCCGACACCGACGTCACGAAGTGGATCCAGGACCGCGCGAACGCCATCCTGGCCGCCGGGCTCAAGGAGGTGAAGCGGATCCCGTACGCGCGGGCCCGCGCCGCCGACACCACCGGGACGTACGACTTCCTCGCCAACTACGTCGACGATCTGCCCGCCGTGCTGGACATCGACGCGATCCGCGACGCCGGGGTGCGGATCGGCGCCGACCCGCTGGGCGGGGCGAGCGTGGCGTACTGGGGGGAGATCGCCGAGCGGCACCGGCTGGACCTCACGGTGATCAACTCGACGGTCGACCCGACCTGGCGGTTCATGACCCTGGACGGCGACGGCAAGATCCGCATGGACTGCTCGTCGCCGAACGCGATGGCCTCGCTGATCGCCGCCCGCGCCGACTACCAGGTCTCCACCGGCAACGACGCCGACGCCGACCGGCACGGCATCGTCACCCCCGACGGCGGCCTGATGAACCCCAACCACTACCTCGCGGTCGCCATCGGGCACCTGTTCCGCACCCGCGACCAGTGGGGCCCGGCCGCCGCGATCGGCAAGACCCTGGTCTCCTCCTCGATGATCGACCGGGTCGCCGCCGACCTGGGCCGGCCGCTGCTGGAGGTGCCGGTCGGCTTCAAGTGGTTCGTGCCCGGCCTGCTGGACGGCACCGTCGGCTTCGGCGGCGAGGAGAGCGCCGGCGCGTCGTTCCTGCGCCGTGACGGCGGCACCTGGACCACCGACAAGGACGGCATCCTGCTCTGCCTGCTGGCCGCCGAGATCATCGCCACCACCGGCCGTACGCCCAGCCAGCACTACGCCGAGCTGGCCGAGCGGTTCGGCGCGCCCGCGTACGCGCGGATCGACGCGCCGGCGACCCGGGAGCAGAAGGCCGTGCTCGGCAAGCTCTCCCCGGAGCAGGTGACCGCCACCGAGCTGGCCGGCGAGCCGATCACGGCCACGCTCACCGAGGCGCCCGGCAACGGGGCGAAGCTCGGCGGGCTGAAGGTGACCACCGAGTCGGGCTGGTTCGCCGCCCGGCCGTCGGGCACCGAGGACGTCTACAAGATCTACGCCGAGTCGTTCCAGGGTCCGGAGCATCTGGCCCGGATCCAGGCCGAGGCGAAGGACCTGGTCGACGGGGTGCTCGGGCAGCACTGA
- a CDS encoding acyltransferase, giving the protein MSNRHQGRLVPPRYGKETPPASTRPGEPAMGSRHLLLRNAMRLTPNTRGFRLRQVILTAAGLEVHRTARVTASASFLIRQVSIGPDTFVGHHFRAYGGPTSRMEIGSGCAIGPDVCVLAGTHEIGQADQRAGAGRSTEVIIEDGCWIGGRAVLVGPCRIGHGSVVAAGAIVRADVPPNALYFGPRPTDIRPLTP; this is encoded by the coding sequence ATGAGTAACCGACATCAGGGTCGACTCGTTCCCCCTCGGTACGGGAAGGAGACGCCACCAGCGTCAACGAGACCAGGAGAGCCAGCTATGGGTTCGCGTCATCTGTTACTGCGCAACGCCATGCGGCTCACGCCAAACACTCGCGGTTTTCGACTACGGCAGGTAATTCTCACCGCGGCAGGGCTGGAGGTCCACCGAACCGCTCGAGTCACCGCCAGTGCCAGCTTCCTCATCAGGCAGGTCTCGATCGGGCCTGACACCTTTGTGGGTCATCACTTCCGCGCATATGGCGGGCCGACGAGTCGGATGGAGATCGGCTCTGGATGCGCCATCGGCCCAGACGTCTGCGTTCTGGCCGGAACGCACGAGATTGGGCAGGCGGATCAACGTGCCGGCGCAGGACGGTCGACGGAGGTAATCATCGAGGACGGCTGCTGGATCGGGGGGCGGGCGGTGCTGGTGGGACCTTGCCGGATCGGCCACGGCTCCGTCGTGGCAGCCGGGGCGATCGTCCGAGCCGACGTTCCACCCAATGCTCTGTACTTCGGACCACGCCCCACCGACATCCGCCCGCTGACTCCGTAG
- a CDS encoding O-methyltransferase, whose translation MRFRRSHPGTPWLTPRAIEILDGVLLKTDRGLEFGSGGSTLWFANRLQRLVSVEHDQSWHDLVSRQLKEQAVHNVDYIFAPQDVSEELGNESEYARTALRFADGSLQFVLVDGVYRDHCTRLVLSKIAPGGALVIDNVNWCLPSDSRAPGSRRPADGPATETWREIAGIISGWRTIWTSCGVSDTAIFVRP comes from the coding sequence ATGCGCTTTCGCCGCAGTCACCCGGGAACGCCGTGGCTCACGCCGCGGGCGATCGAGATCCTGGACGGCGTGTTGCTGAAGACAGACCGCGGGCTCGAGTTCGGTTCGGGGGGAAGTACCCTTTGGTTCGCCAACCGGCTTCAGCGCTTGGTCAGTGTGGAGCATGACCAGTCCTGGCACGACCTGGTGTCCCGGCAGTTGAAAGAGCAAGCGGTCCATAACGTGGACTACATATTCGCGCCGCAGGATGTGTCGGAAGAGCTGGGGAATGAGAGTGAGTACGCTCGCACTGCCCTCCGCTTCGCTGATGGCAGTCTGCAATTCGTTCTGGTCGACGGTGTGTACCGGGACCACTGCACACGGTTGGTCCTGTCGAAGATCGCTCCGGGTGGTGCGCTTGTCATCGACAACGTGAACTGGTGTCTGCCTTCGGATTCGCGTGCCCCCGGTTCGCGTCGCCCCGCTGACGGTCCGGCGACCGAAACGTGGCGCGAGATCGCAGGAATCATCTCCGGCTGGCGCACGATTTGGACCAGCTGCGGAGTGTCGGACACAGCCATCTTTGTCCGGCCCTGA
- a CDS encoding NAD(+)/NADH kinase, which translates to MGLVLHPTRDVSEVVDIIERWATRNHKSLMVATADQHRVPTSVEPVPGDELAARADALISIGGDGTMLGALRSAVRDPKPVLGVHLGRLGFLVEIAPPELPEALGRLLARDFTVESHACLACDLCGDDVVAFNDIALVRQPGSGFVTATLAVDGQRYGYYRCDALVVATPTGSTAYSYAAGGPLVSPAADAVVVTPSAPMAGISRSLVLSPNESIRLELQPNSAAVAVEMDGQVINDAATEGTVAISYRRDAGLVVRFDPLRYQERNQLKLSLLDLPFLPDQLRELLPEELRRQHDQRELPPPC; encoded by the coding sequence CTGGGTCTGGTGCTGCATCCCACCCGGGATGTCTCCGAGGTGGTCGACATCATCGAGCGGTGGGCGACGAGGAACCACAAGTCGCTGATGGTGGCCACGGCCGACCAGCACCGGGTGCCGACCAGCGTCGAACCGGTCCCCGGCGACGAGCTGGCGGCCCGGGCCGACGCCCTGATCAGCATCGGCGGCGACGGCACCATGCTCGGCGCGCTTCGCTCCGCCGTCCGCGACCCGAAGCCGGTCCTCGGCGTACACCTGGGGCGGCTCGGCTTCCTGGTGGAGATCGCACCGCCGGAGCTGCCGGAGGCGCTGGGCCGGCTGCTGGCCAGGGACTTCACCGTCGAGTCGCACGCCTGCCTGGCCTGCGACCTGTGCGGCGACGACGTGGTGGCCTTCAACGACATCGCGCTGGTCCGGCAGCCCGGTTCCGGCTTCGTCACCGCCACCCTCGCCGTGGACGGCCAGCGCTACGGCTACTACCGCTGCGACGCGCTGGTGGTGGCCACCCCGACCGGCTCGACGGCGTACAGCTACGCCGCCGGCGGCCCGCTGGTCTCCCCGGCCGCCGACGCGGTGGTGGTCACCCCGTCGGCGCCGATGGCCGGCATCTCCCGGTCGCTGGTGCTCTCCCCGAACGAGAGCATCCGGTTGGAGCTGCAACCGAACTCGGCGGCGGTGGCCGTGGAGATGGACGGTCAGGTGATCAACGACGCGGCGACCGAGGGAACGGTGGCGATCAGCTACCGCCGCGACGCCGGGCTGGTGGTCCGCTTCGACCCGCTGCGCTACCAGGAACGCAACCAGCTCAAGCTCAGCCTGCTCGACCTGCCGTTCCTGCCCGACCAGCTCCGCGAGCTGCTCCCGGAGGAGCTGCGGCGGCAGCACGACCAGCGTGAGCTGCCACCGCCCTGCTGA